A region of Lacinutrix sp. Hel_I_90 DNA encodes the following proteins:
- a CDS encoding heme-binding domain-containing protein → MKIVKIIALVLLVVFVGIQFVTTERNQSDVIPKSDFVMVNKPPKNVSMILQESCYDCHSNNTDYPWYNKIQPVAWFLEDHIKEGKAELNFNEWDSLSSRRKSSKLRSIIKQIESGEMPLYSYTLIHRDAILSTSEKELVINYMKQIKDSLQ, encoded by the coding sequence ATGAAAATTGTAAAAATCATAGCATTGGTTTTATTGGTGGTCTTTGTGGGCATACAGTTTGTGACCACAGAGCGTAACCAAAGTGATGTCATACCAAAATCAGATTTTGTGATGGTCAACAAACCACCAAAAAATGTCAGTATGATATTGCAAGAATCCTGTTATGATTGCCACAGTAACAATACAGATTATCCTTGGTACAATAAAATTCAACCTGTTGCTTGGTTTTTGGAAGACCACATTAAAGAAGGCAAGGCCGAACTTAATTTTAACGAATGGGACTCGCTTTCAAGCCGAAGAAAATCAAGTAAACTTCGTTCAATTATCAAACAGATAGAAAGCGGAGAAATGCCTTTGTATTCTTACACTTTGATTCACAGGGATGCCATTTTATCAACATCTGAAAAAGAATTGGTTATAAACTATATGAAGCAAATAAAAGACAGTTTACAATAA